The proteins below come from a single Papaver somniferum cultivar HN1 chromosome 11, ASM357369v1, whole genome shotgun sequence genomic window:
- the LOC113322542 gene encoding glutathione S-transferase L3-like, with translation MLRVFRPLLLSSKNNLKSSIRIPRNTKSYSLSNLFSPLPCLCSTNYKTRVITATASMATTSLNVPVETLPPVLDSTSEPPSIFDGTTRLYISYVCPYAQRAWITRNSKGLQEKIKLVPIELNNKPDWYKEKVYPPNKLPALEHNNQVIGESLDVIKYLDTNFEGPTLLPNDPAKRELAEELLAYTGEFGGGVIRSVLKGNQDFGAHFDYLEAALSKFSDGPFFLGEFSLADIAYAPFVERYQMLLLDVKKYDITTGRPKLASWIEELNKIDGYIQTKYDPAELLAAMKRVFGI, from the exons ATGTTACGAGTCTTCAGACCCTTGTTGTTGTCTTCAAAGAACAATTTAAAAAGTAGTATAAGAATCCCTAGGAACACCAAATCTTATTCACTCTCAAATTTGTTTTCCCCTTTACCTTGTCTCTGTTCTACAAATTACAAAACCAGAGTTATTACTGCTACTGCATCAATGGCAACCACTTCTTT GAATGTTCCGGTGGAGACTCTGCCGCCTGTGCTGGATTCTACATCAGAACCACCTTCGATCTTCGATGGAACAACGAGGTTGTACATTTCTTATGTTTGCCCTTATGCTCAGCGTGCTTGGATCACCAGGAACTCTAAG GGATTGCAAGAAAAGATCAAATTGGTACCAATTGAACTAAACAATAAGCCTGATTGGTACAAGGAGAAAGTGTACCCTCCAAATAAG CTACCTGCACTTGAACATAATAATCAAGTGATAGGGGAGAGTCTTGATGTGATTAAGTATCTCGATACTAACTTTGAAGGGCCTACGCTTCTCCCAAAC GACCCTGCCAAGAGAGAGCTCGCGGAGGAATTACTAGCCTACACTGGAGAATTTGGTGGAGGTGTCATTCGCTCTGTCCTCAAGGGAAACCAAGATTTTG GTGCTCATTTTGATTACCTAGAGGCAGCACTTTCCAAATTTTCCGATGGGCCTTTCTTCCTCGGTGAATTCAGTTTG GCGGATATAGCTTATGCTCCATTTGTTGAAAGGTATCAGATGTTGCTGTTGGATGTTAAGAAGTATGATATCACGACTGGAAGGCCGAAGCTAGCGTCATGGATTGAG GAGTTGAACAAAATCGACGgttacatacaaaccaaatacgACCCTGCAGAGCTACTTGCAGCCATGAAGCGCGTCTTT GGCATTTGA
- the LOC113322541 gene encoding glutathione S-transferase L3-like isoform X2, which yields MAALNGNCYSISHGNVDKPFLLFSNNYSTSIRIPQKNTKSSSLSILFSPSLCLCRRSDKTRVTTAFASMATTTSNVQVEELPPALDSTSEPPSVFDGTTRLYISYMCPYAQRVWITRNCKVPALEHNNEVIGESLDLIKYLDTNFEGPALFPNDPAKREFAEELLSYTSEFSSGVVGSIKGDKDVGAPFDYLEAALSKFPDGPFFLGEFSLVDIAYAPFVERYQPLVLDVKKYDFTSGRPKLASWIEELNKIDGYRQTKRDPAELVASLKKRILGI from the exons ATGGCCGCTTTAAATGGAAATTGTTATTCGATTTCACACGGCAATGTTGATAAACCCTTTCTGTTGTTTTCAAATAATTACTCGACTAGTATAAGAATCCCCCAAAAGAATACCAAATCTTCTTCACTCTCAATTTTGTTTTCTCCCTCACTTTGTCTCTGTCGTAGAAGTGATAAAACCAGAGTTACTACTGCATTTGCATCAATGGCAACCACTACTTC GAATGTTCAGGTGGAGGAGCTGCCGCCTGCGCTTGATTCTACATCAGAACCACCTTCTgtttttgatggaacaacaagGTTGTACATTTCTTACATGTGCCCTTATGCTCAGCGTGTATGGATTACAAGGAATTGTAAG GTACCTGCGCTTGAACATAATAATGAAGTGATAGGGGAAAGTCTTGATTTGATCAAGTATCTCGATACTAACTTTGAAGGACCTGCACTTTTCCCAAAC GACCCTGCCAAGAGAGAGTTCGCTGAGGAATTACTATCCTACACAAGCGAATTTAGTAGTGGTGTGGTTGGCTCAATCAAGGGAGACAAAGACGTTG GTGCTCCTTTTGATTATCTAGAGGCAGCGCTCTCCAAATTTCCCGACGGGCCTTTCTTCCTCGGTGAATTCAGTCTG GTGGATATAGCTTATGCTCCATTTGTTGAAAGGTATCAGCCGTTAGTGTTGGATGTTAAGAAGTATGATTTCACGTCAGGAAGGCCGAAGCTTGCATCATGGATTGAG GAGTTGAACAAAATCGATGGTTACAGACAAACTAAACGTGATCCTGCAGAGCTAGTTGCAAGCTTAAAGAAGCGGATCTTG GGAATTTGA
- the LOC113322541 gene encoding glutathione S-transferase L3-like isoform X1 yields the protein MAALNGNCYSISHGNVDKPFLLFSNNYSTSIRIPQKNTKSSSLSILFSPSLCLCRRSDKTRVTTAFASMATTTSNVQVEELPPALDSTSEPPSVFDGTTRLYISYMCPYAQRVWITRNCKGLQEKIKLVPIDLPNRPDWYKEKVYPANKVPALEHNNEVIGESLDLIKYLDTNFEGPALFPNDPAKREFAEELLSYTSEFSSGVVGSIKGDKDVGAPFDYLEAALSKFPDGPFFLGEFSLVDIAYAPFVERYQPLVLDVKKYDFTSGRPKLASWIEELNKIDGYRQTKRDPAELVASLKKRILGI from the exons ATGGCCGCTTTAAATGGAAATTGTTATTCGATTTCACACGGCAATGTTGATAAACCCTTTCTGTTGTTTTCAAATAATTACTCGACTAGTATAAGAATCCCCCAAAAGAATACCAAATCTTCTTCACTCTCAATTTTGTTTTCTCCCTCACTTTGTCTCTGTCGTAGAAGTGATAAAACCAGAGTTACTACTGCATTTGCATCAATGGCAACCACTACTTC GAATGTTCAGGTGGAGGAGCTGCCGCCTGCGCTTGATTCTACATCAGAACCACCTTCTgtttttgatggaacaacaagGTTGTACATTTCTTACATGTGCCCTTATGCTCAGCGTGTATGGATTACAAGGAATTGTAAG GGATTGCAAGAAAAGATCAAATTGGTACCGATTGATCTACCAAATAGGCCTGATTGGTACAAGGAAAAAGTGTATCCTGCAAATAAG GTACCTGCGCTTGAACATAATAATGAAGTGATAGGGGAAAGTCTTGATTTGATCAAGTATCTCGATACTAACTTTGAAGGACCTGCACTTTTCCCAAAC GACCCTGCCAAGAGAGAGTTCGCTGAGGAATTACTATCCTACACAAGCGAATTTAGTAGTGGTGTGGTTGGCTCAATCAAGGGAGACAAAGACGTTG GTGCTCCTTTTGATTATCTAGAGGCAGCGCTCTCCAAATTTCCCGACGGGCCTTTCTTCCTCGGTGAATTCAGTCTG GTGGATATAGCTTATGCTCCATTTGTTGAAAGGTATCAGCCGTTAGTGTTGGATGTTAAGAAGTATGATTTCACGTCAGGAAGGCCGAAGCTTGCATCATGGATTGAG GAGTTGAACAAAATCGATGGTTACAGACAAACTAAACGTGATCCTGCAGAGCTAGTTGCAAGCTTAAAGAAGCGGATCTTG GGAATTTGA